In Streptomyces sp. SN-593, a single genomic region encodes these proteins:
- a CDS encoding ATP-binding protein: MTPINTHRRSAPAQVAKRSQYVDDMTLAIERLADRERMPSPCAIWVGNLRRIGAHRLSAHGLSSLVDNAELLISELVTNALQHGAGERIVFHLVITEDMVVIEVDDGSPCRPVVRSAGDFEESGRGMLLVSALADSWGVSTDGTRTWCTLATPASARRSRPRACLRQTPEPP; encoded by the coding sequence ATGACCCCGATCAACACCCACCGTCGTTCCGCTCCGGCACAGGTAGCCAAACGATCCCAGTACGTCGACGACATGACGTTGGCGATCGAGCGGCTGGCCGACCGAGAGCGCATGCCGTCACCGTGTGCGATCTGGGTCGGGAACCTCCGGCGGATCGGGGCACATCGGCTCAGCGCCCACGGCTTGTCGTCACTCGTGGACAACGCGGAGCTGCTCATTAGCGAACTGGTGACGAACGCTCTCCAGCACGGCGCCGGGGAGCGGATCGTGTTCCACCTCGTGATCACCGAGGACATGGTGGTGATCGAGGTGGACGACGGCTCGCCCTGCCGGCCCGTCGTCCGTTCGGCCGGCGACTTCGAGGAAAGCGGACGCGGCATGCTGCTCGTCAGCGCGCTTGCCGACTCCTGGGGCGTCAGCACCGACGGGACACGGACGTGGTGCACCCTCGCCACTCCGGCTTCCGCGCGAAGGAGCCGCCCCCGCGCCTGTCTCAGACAGACACCCGAGCCACCGTAG
- a CDS encoding relaxase/mobilization nuclease domain-containing protein, with protein MVPDVSTGSRTRGLLSYLYGPGRRDEHTDPHIVAAFAMPGIPDPGRAPLDQHHTLLSELADYLDQPVRVREQRTGKKVPQHVWHCPVRTAPGDRYLTDEEWAQVARRIVHATGIAPDGDDAGCRWIAVRHAEDHIHIMATSVREDGRRPRTNRDGQRAQAECRTIEAELGLRRLKSGDFTAAPMPTSAEQAKALRTGTTKTAKEWLRDQAYTAAAAARDEAEYFSTLSTLGIHIKYRLGPQTGDVTGYSLAAPDDTNSHGEPVYFSGSALAPDLSINRLRERLTAHDATDQPTARTTDPGPWHQADTTLRDLHTSLLDQDTKNSQSARDQDSAIQAQAAAFSELLHNTAATAPTHLRAELRAAASAFNRANRSTVRAEHHSAAALRTAAKELLHALGSDKDGAAVAGLLSTAALALIALTRWHESRQHHQQVAAARQTLVHLQTAYRQAAEPVLADLASRTPSPQATQRYASDLRAAVPDHAERVLADSAWPALATTLAKAESTGQNPRRLLTDIARQRELDTADHPAEVINWRIHHHTTEHHAARLRAANTRPHRNTPAHTAPVDTTASTRLPAPQTDRDAPTRRR; from the coding sequence ATGGTGCCTGACGTCTCCACCGGCTCCCGCACCCGCGGACTGCTCTCCTACCTCTACGGCCCCGGCCGCCGCGACGAGCACACCGACCCCCACATCGTCGCCGCCTTCGCCATGCCCGGCATCCCCGACCCCGGCCGGGCGCCCCTCGACCAGCACCACACCCTGTTGAGCGAACTCGCCGACTACCTCGACCAGCCCGTCCGCGTCCGGGAGCAGCGCACCGGCAAGAAGGTGCCCCAGCACGTCTGGCACTGCCCCGTGCGCACCGCACCCGGCGACCGCTACCTCACCGACGAGGAATGGGCGCAGGTCGCCCGCCGGATCGTCCACGCCACCGGCATAGCCCCCGACGGTGACGACGCCGGCTGCCGGTGGATCGCGGTGCGCCACGCCGAGGACCACATTCACATCATGGCCACCAGCGTGCGTGAGGACGGCCGCCGCCCCCGAACCAACCGCGACGGCCAACGCGCCCAAGCAGAATGCCGCACCATCGAAGCCGAACTCGGCCTGCGCCGACTCAAATCCGGTGATTTCACCGCAGCCCCCATGCCCACCAGCGCCGAGCAGGCCAAAGCCCTACGCACCGGCACCACAAAGACGGCGAAGGAATGGCTGCGCGACCAGGCATACACAGCCGCTGCCGCCGCACGCGACGAAGCCGAGTACTTCTCCACCCTCAGCACGCTCGGCATCCACATCAAATACCGGCTAGGTCCGCAGACAGGCGACGTCACCGGCTACAGCCTCGCCGCACCCGACGACACCAACAGCCACGGTGAGCCGGTCTACTTCAGCGGCTCCGCTCTCGCCCCCGACCTGTCCATCAACCGTCTGCGCGAACGCCTCACCGCTCACGACGCCACCGACCAGCCCACCGCCCGCACCACCGACCCCGGCCCCTGGCACCAAGCCGACACCACCCTGCGTGACCTCCACACCAGCCTCCTCGACCAGGACACCAAGAACAGCCAGAGCGCCCGCGATCAGGACAGCGCGATCCAGGCCCAAGCAGCCGCGTTCAGCGAACTACTCCACAACACCGCCGCCACCGCACCCACCCACCTACGGGCCGAACTACGAGCAGCAGCATCTGCGTTCAACCGCGCCAACCGCTCCACCGTCCGCGCCGAACACCACAGCGCCGCCGCCCTGCGCACCGCGGCGAAGGAACTGCTCCACGCGCTGGGCTCGGACAAGGACGGCGCCGCGGTCGCAGGGCTGCTGTCCACCGCCGCGCTCGCCCTCATCGCCCTGACCCGCTGGCACGAGAGCCGCCAACACCACCAGCAGGTCGCCGCAGCCCGGCAGACCCTCGTCCACCTGCAAACCGCCTACCGACAAGCCGCCGAACCCGTCCTGGCCGACCTCGCCTCACGCACCCCCAGCCCGCAAGCCACTCAGCGCTACGCCTCCGACCTGCGCGCAGCCGTCCCCGACCACGCGGAGCGCGTCCTCGCCGACTCGGCCTGGCCCGCACTGGCCACCACTCTCGCCAAAGCCGAAAGCACCGGCCAGAACCCCCGCCGCCTCCTCACCGACATCGCTCGACAACGCGAACTCGACACCGCCGACCACCCCGCCGAAGTCATCAACTGGCGCATTCACCACCACACCACCGAACACCACGCCGCCCGCCTCCGAGCCGCCAACACCCGCCCCCACCGCAACACCCCCGCGCACACAGCACCCGTAGACACAACCGCCAGCACCCGCCTGCCCGCTCCGCAGACAGACCGCGATGCTCCAACCAGGCGGCGATGA
- a CDS encoding DUF6907 domain-containing protein, giving the protein MKPTVPSPAALPATESYGTARSVRQWAITTTTGEQITGYLPPWAAEDPSEQDVPPQKLAARLADVCHYKEFPGQVLRAYSPGNVTDEPEELEVMSSSITCTPYAPAPELALPVATVRVAGEYWMTDLDPTGVANLVAGLRAVADRLDHVVIPQLNDIRADWTTHHTSGAGARP; this is encoded by the coding sequence ATGAAGCCCACGGTCCCCTCGCCCGCCGCTTTACCTGCCACCGAGTCGTACGGCACTGCCCGCTCGGTGCGGCAGTGGGCGATCACCACGACCACCGGAGAGCAGATCACCGGCTACCTGCCGCCCTGGGCCGCCGAGGACCCCAGCGAACAGGACGTACCGCCGCAGAAGTTGGCCGCGCGGCTTGCCGACGTCTGCCACTACAAGGAGTTCCCGGGGCAGGTCCTGCGCGCGTACTCGCCGGGCAACGTGACGGACGAGCCGGAGGAGTTGGAGGTCATGTCCTCCAGCATCACCTGCACGCCCTACGCCCCGGCTCCCGAACTGGCCCTCCCGGTCGCCACGGTGCGGGTCGCCGGCGAGTACTGGATGACCGACCTCGACCCGACGGGAGTGGCGAACCTGGTCGCGGGCCTGCGCGCGGTGGCCGACCGCCTCGACCACGTCGTCATCCCCCAGCTCAACGACATCCGCGCCGACTGGACCACCCACCACACCTCCGGGGCGGGGGCCCGCCCGTGA
- a CDS encoding HAD family hydrolase, which produces MAVRRVVLWDVDHTLIDTGGVGRELSARAFERTTGIPMREQATIDGITEAVIFRETSKLHGLTTTRDDFEKFAEALTAAHVESSEELRARGHGLAGAAAVLDRLARTPDVTQTVVSGNVRAVAKIKLNVFGLDRHIVWECGAYGEDADERADLVRVALRRATEHLGRDLTPQDAVVIGDTPADVSAALEVGVPLIAVASGRFSAEDLRAAGASRVVSDLRDAEQIAHWVTAA; this is translated from the coding sequence ATGGCAGTTCGCCGGGTCGTGCTCTGGGATGTCGACCACACCCTGATCGACACCGGCGGCGTGGGGCGGGAGCTTTCCGCGCGGGCGTTCGAGCGCACCACCGGCATACCCATGAGGGAACAGGCGACCATCGATGGAATCACGGAAGCCGTGATCTTCCGGGAGACCTCCAAGCTGCACGGGCTGACCACCACGCGGGATGACTTCGAGAAGTTCGCCGAGGCGCTCACCGCTGCACACGTGGAAAGCTCGGAGGAACTGCGCGCTCGTGGCCACGGCCTCGCCGGTGCGGCAGCCGTCCTCGACCGCCTCGCCCGAACCCCCGACGTGACCCAGACCGTCGTCAGCGGAAACGTCCGAGCCGTCGCCAAGATCAAGCTCAACGTGTTCGGACTGGATCGCCATATCGTGTGGGAGTGCGGCGCCTACGGCGAAGACGCCGACGAACGAGCGGACCTCGTCCGCGTCGCACTCCGGCGAGCAACGGAGCACCTGGGCCGGGATCTGACGCCGCAAGATGCGGTCGTCATCGGCGATACTCCCGCCGACGTCTCGGCGGCCCTTGAAGTCGGTGTGCCTCTTATCGCTGTCGCCTCCGGCCGGTTCTCCGCCGAAGACCTGCGGGCGGCCGGAGCATCACGTGTCGTGTCGGATCTTCGTGACGCCGAGCAGATCGCCCATTGGGTGACGGCCGCCTGA
- a CDS encoding HAD-IA family hydrolase, which translates to MRRALANLRPEAVIIDAVERARTAGIKVAMLSNSFGLEPFNPYAELGMLDGFDAVVLSELEGVRKPSTLIYERTLNALELTGPECVFVDDHAQNLPPAEALGITTIHHTDPDETVRQLDALLDRLAA; encoded by the coding sequence ATGCGGCGCGCCCTGGCCAACCTCCGCCCAGAAGCCGTGATCATCGACGCCGTCGAGCGCGCCCGCACGGCCGGCATCAAGGTCGCCATGCTCTCGAACAGCTTCGGCCTGGAACCCTTCAACCCCTACGCCGAACTCGGCATGCTGGACGGCTTCGACGCGGTGGTCCTCTCCGAACTGGAGGGCGTCCGAAAGCCCTCCACGCTCATCTACGAACGCACCCTGAACGCCCTCGAACTGACCGGCCCGGAGTGCGTGTTCGTCGACGACCACGCCCAGAACCTGCCCCCGGCCGAGGCCCTCGGCATCACCACGATCCACCACACCGATCCCGACGAAACCGTGCGCCAACTCGACGCTCTTCTGGATCGACTCGCGGCGTAG
- a CDS encoding helix-turn-helix domain-containing protein: MSTDTTPADADRESTSTSTSTSTSTSTSTNQLARIAASFAAGQVSARALYAHHLAFLREKAGLSLQGLADQCHYEQSYLHRLETGGRLGTLTVAQALDRYYGTGTLLAGLWRLAKREAKRAAGGLTALEAAATSIQEYALTTIPALLQTPAYAEEQFVTTSPQSPEVLAAQIDALRERHDRLTESTPHPVRYRAVLDELVLHRGARSQATWDGQLDHLIATAHEPAVTLQLLPLHAGPHDLRGPLQLLSFRTRSPLAYAHGTLTDHLTDDPDDVEELSRQYDQLRDVALTPAQTIEHLHTLRTTTR, encoded by the coding sequence GTGAGCACCGACACCACACCCGCCGACGCGGACCGCGAGAGCACCAGCACCAGCACCAGCACCAGCACCAGCACCAGCACCAGCACCAACCAACTCGCCCGCATCGCAGCGTCGTTCGCGGCCGGTCAGGTCAGCGCCCGCGCCCTGTACGCCCACCACCTCGCGTTCCTCCGCGAGAAAGCCGGCCTCTCCCTCCAGGGACTGGCCGACCAGTGCCACTACGAACAGTCCTACCTCCACCGCCTGGAAACCGGCGGCCGCCTCGGCACCCTCACCGTCGCCCAAGCCCTCGACCGCTACTACGGCACCGGCACCCTCCTCGCCGGACTGTGGCGCCTGGCCAAACGGGAAGCCAAACGCGCGGCCGGCGGACTCACCGCCCTGGAAGCCGCCGCGACCAGCATCCAGGAATACGCCCTCACCACCATCCCCGCCCTCCTTCAGACGCCCGCCTACGCCGAGGAGCAGTTCGTCACCACCAGCCCGCAGTCGCCGGAGGTCCTGGCTGCGCAGATCGACGCGCTCCGCGAACGGCACGACCGCCTCACCGAGAGCACACCTCACCCGGTCCGCTACCGCGCCGTCCTTGACGAGTTGGTCCTCCACCGCGGCGCCCGCAGCCAGGCGACCTGGGACGGCCAACTCGACCACCTCATCGCCACAGCCCACGAGCCCGCAGTCACCCTTCAACTCCTCCCCCTGCACGCAGGCCCCCACGACCTACGCGGCCCCCTCCAACTGCTGTCCTTCCGCACCCGCAGCCCCCTCGCCTACGCACACGGCACCCTCACCGACCACCTCACCGACGACCCCGACGACGTCGAGGAACTCAGCCGCCAGTACGACCAACTGCGCGATGTCGCTCTCACCCC
- the mobC gene encoding plasmid mobilization relaxosome protein MobC: MDQPQKKPGIFTRISQTVTGRSDGASWSKVHIAGGDADFALVTAPAEAVPDGAQRGTAGEGEAERGLPPGQDHDAEIPERFAPTLAPDAFVHRGIAALDVPTLPVDADKLVESRRPLSEVLYRPRSGTKRDIQLTASAERAEQEFIDLAAKAAKRSRSAFLMDASLTFAHAYLGDQRPACVAPLPSPQTLQDLTRLCGQLLREIHRVGVNLNQITRAVNTGTWPDHTDNVLTEIQVLARAARLALEHVVSGCRHGA, encoded by the coding sequence ATGGACCAGCCCCAGAAGAAGCCCGGGATCTTCACGCGGATCAGTCAGACGGTCACCGGCCGTTCAGACGGAGCAAGCTGGAGCAAAGTCCACATCGCCGGAGGCGACGCGGACTTTGCGCTTGTCACCGCCCCGGCGGAGGCGGTCCCGGACGGTGCCCAGCGGGGCACGGCCGGGGAGGGGGAGGCCGAGCGCGGCCTCCCCCCAGGACAGGATCACGACGCCGAGATCCCCGAGCGCTTCGCACCGACCCTCGCCCCCGACGCGTTCGTCCACCGCGGCATCGCCGCGCTCGACGTCCCCACGTTGCCAGTCGACGCCGACAAGCTCGTCGAGAGCCGTCGGCCTTTGAGCGAGGTCCTCTATCGGCCGCGATCCGGCACCAAGCGCGACATCCAACTGACCGCGTCCGCGGAGCGTGCCGAGCAGGAGTTCATCGACCTCGCCGCCAAAGCGGCCAAACGCTCCCGGTCAGCGTTCCTGATGGACGCCTCGCTGACCTTCGCCCACGCCTACCTCGGCGACCAGCGCCCCGCCTGCGTCGCACCCCTGCCCTCGCCCCAGACCCTCCAAGACCTGACGCGCCTGTGCGGACAGTTGCTGCGCGAGATCCACCGCGTGGGAGTGAACCTCAACCAGATCACCCGCGCCGTCAACACGGGCACCTGGCCCGACCACACCGACAACGTCCTCACCGAAATCCAAGTCCTGGCCCGCGCAGCCCGACTGGCCCTGGAACACGTCGTCTCGGGGTGCCGTCATGGTGCCTGA
- a CDS encoding helix-turn-helix domain-containing protein codes for MDPDFLVGQRIRDHRQQRGRSQAVVAGLCGITEDYLSRIERGVKTPTLHVLIKISRELRVPVAVLVGDTSPAEPPPSSTPPMAKEVTQALLVSSAVTTSAPAPAALRKRVNAAWSIWQRSPRRFTEAAVVLPSLIADTEAALRTSYTEAECGALREAQRCAADLYFLLRSYCRRAGRTDLSLLVADRGRKAAEAADDPIRIAAATWNLGHILLGTDEPEEAADVVLRGLGQLGEPRTVEATAMAGALELVGVVAESRLGLRWEARERLQSKAGQHADRVGDGNIMRTVFGPTNVALHAMSLDMEAGESTEALHLADTVDTDLLPLERQFTFLLEVARCHDLRKEDAAVLVRLLDLETLAPEDLARSPLGIQMVKDLRRRVRPTYRKQVSDLAERVGID; via the coding sequence TTGGACCCGGACTTTCTCGTCGGGCAACGCATCCGCGACCACCGCCAGCAGCGGGGCCGTTCCCAGGCGGTCGTTGCCGGATTGTGTGGCATCACCGAGGACTATCTCTCGCGCATCGAGCGCGGGGTCAAGACTCCGACGCTGCATGTCCTGATCAAGATCTCACGTGAGTTGCGCGTGCCCGTGGCCGTCCTCGTCGGCGACACGTCACCAGCCGAACCCCCGCCGTCGTCCACGCCTCCCATGGCGAAGGAGGTCACCCAAGCGCTTCTCGTCAGTTCCGCCGTCACGACCAGCGCGCCGGCCCCGGCAGCGCTCCGTAAGCGGGTCAACGCTGCCTGGTCGATCTGGCAGAGGAGCCCGCGACGCTTCACCGAAGCGGCCGTCGTACTCCCGAGCTTGATCGCCGACACCGAAGCAGCCTTGCGCACCTCGTACACCGAGGCCGAGTGCGGCGCGTTGCGTGAAGCGCAACGGTGCGCTGCCGATCTGTACTTCCTCCTGCGCTCCTACTGCCGACGGGCAGGACGAACCGACCTCTCCCTCCTTGTTGCCGACCGCGGCAGGAAAGCGGCCGAGGCGGCCGACGACCCGATTCGCATCGCCGCGGCCACGTGGAACCTGGGGCACATCCTGCTCGGTACCGACGAACCCGAAGAGGCAGCCGACGTCGTTCTGCGCGGGCTTGGCCAACTGGGTGAACCCCGGACCGTGGAGGCCACGGCTATGGCAGGCGCCCTTGAACTGGTGGGAGTTGTCGCCGAGAGCCGTCTCGGCCTCCGCTGGGAGGCTCGCGAGCGCCTTCAGAGCAAGGCCGGGCAGCATGCGGACCGCGTCGGCGACGGCAACATCATGCGCACGGTCTTCGGTCCCACGAACGTGGCCCTGCACGCCATGTCGCTGGACATGGAGGCCGGCGAGTCCACGGAAGCCCTGCACCTGGCCGACACGGTGGACACCGACCTTCTGCCACTGGAACGCCAGTTCACCTTCCTCCTGGAGGTCGCGCGCTGCCACGACCTGAGGAAGGAGGACGCAGCCGTCCTCGTACGTCTGCTCGACCTGGAGACACTCGCACCGGAGGACTTGGCTCGCAGCCCACTCGGCATCCAGATGGTGAAGGACCTACGCCGGCGCGTCCGTCCGACCTACCGGAAACAGGTCTCCGACCTCGCCGAGCGCGTCGGCATCGACTAA
- a CDS encoding DUF3631 domain-containing protein, with product MQPTTRTVSSASPKTAWPPVAVPGQAQHAAAQPIRETGSPSPGDRLTARALSAASRVADASDRLTATPGQSAGVSDRVTAVTDREPVTGPGQPVGPVGPEGSVPVTEGADLLTEVRSAVARYVIMPSSEALDAVTLWIAATHLQPAWQHAPRLAVVGPAKRCGKSRLLDVLHDTVHDPFITVNSTPAAIFRSITERPPTLLVDEADTIFGSVKVAEKNEEMRGLLNSGHQRNRPTTRVVGPEHKPTKFATFAMAALAGIGDLPDTIMDRAVVVRMRRRGPGESVRPFRARRDTPILHALRDRLAGWLVPLTDTAAGWEPVMPVEDRAADTWEPLVAVADLAGGVWPDRARAACRVMTAHEEGQDQDTGLKTRILTDIRAAFAGYGNPDALSTQSLLSALNADPEGPWREYGTSGLTPRGLQLLLKDYGISAANRRFPGDTQRRGFTRHQFTDAWARYCPRPEPAPPTGR from the coding sequence ATGCAGCCTACGACCCGCACTGTCAGCAGCGCATCCCCGAAAACTGCCTGGCCTCCGGTAGCGGTACCCGGTCAGGCGCAGCACGCCGCCGCGCAGCCGATCCGGGAGACCGGTTCGCCGTCTCCCGGCGACCGGCTGACCGCGCGAGCCTTGTCGGCCGCCAGCCGGGTAGCGGACGCGTCTGACCGGCTCACCGCGACGCCCGGTCAATCAGCCGGGGTGAGTGACCGGGTGACCGCGGTCACTGACCGGGAGCCGGTCACCGGGCCCGGTCAGCCGGTCGGTCCGGTTGGTCCGGAGGGCAGCGTCCCGGTGACGGAGGGCGCTGACCTGCTGACCGAGGTGCGGTCAGCGGTCGCCCGGTACGTGATCATGCCGTCCAGCGAGGCCCTGGACGCGGTCACCCTGTGGATAGCAGCCACCCACCTCCAGCCCGCGTGGCAGCATGCGCCGCGTCTGGCGGTGGTGGGTCCGGCGAAACGGTGCGGGAAGTCGAGGCTGCTGGACGTCCTCCACGACACCGTCCACGACCCGTTCATCACGGTGAACTCGACCCCGGCGGCGATCTTCCGGTCGATCACGGAGCGGCCGCCGACGCTGCTGGTGGACGAGGCGGACACGATCTTCGGCAGCGTGAAGGTGGCGGAGAAGAACGAGGAGATGCGCGGCCTGCTCAACTCCGGGCACCAGCGCAACCGCCCCACCACCCGGGTCGTCGGGCCGGAGCACAAGCCGACCAAGTTCGCCACGTTCGCGATGGCGGCGCTGGCCGGGATCGGGGACCTGCCCGACACGATCATGGACCGTGCGGTCGTGGTCCGGATGCGCCGCCGGGGCCCGGGGGAAAGCGTGCGGCCCTTCCGTGCCCGCCGGGACACCCCGATCCTGCACGCGCTGCGCGACCGGCTGGCCGGGTGGCTGGTGCCGTTGACCGATACGGCGGCCGGGTGGGAGCCGGTGATGCCGGTGGAGGACCGGGCGGCGGACACCTGGGAGCCGCTGGTGGCCGTCGCCGACCTGGCCGGCGGCGTATGGCCGGATCGGGCGCGGGCGGCGTGCCGGGTGATGACCGCCCACGAGGAGGGCCAGGACCAGGACACCGGGCTGAAGACCCGCATCCTCACCGACATCCGCGCCGCCTTCGCCGGATACGGGAACCCCGACGCCCTGTCCACGCAGTCCCTGCTCAGCGCCCTGAACGCGGACCCGGAGGGCCCGTGGCGCGAGTACGGCACCAGCGGCCTCACTCCGCGCGGCCTCCAACTGCTCCTGAAGGACTACGGGATCAGCGCGGCCAACCGCCGCTTCCCCGGCGACACCCAGCGCCGGGGCTTCACCCGCCACCAGTTCACCGACGCCTGGGCCCGCTACTGCCCCCGCCCCGAACCGGCGCCCCCGACCGGCCGGTGA